A single region of the Mycobacterium avium subsp. avium genome encodes:
- a CDS encoding helicase-associated domain-containing protein: MTDNTPDIPLGSWLAELSDERLIRLLELRPDLAQPPPGSIAALAARAQARQSIKAATDDLDFLRLAVLDALLVLQADVQPVPTAKLLALIGERAAETEILDALDDLRQRVLVWGDGALQVAADAGSGMPWHPGQVILKDSSRSAEQIAALIDDLDPAQLDVLEKLLEGSPMGRTRDAAPGAPADRPVPQLLAMGLLRRLDAETVILPRHVGQVLRGEQPGPLQLSAPDPVVSTTTAEDADAAAAGAVIDLLRELDVLLETLSAAPVSELRSGGLGVREVKRLSKTTGIDEQRLGLILEVAAAAGLIASGMPDPEPATGEAPYWAPTTAADRFAALSTAERWQLLAGSWLDLPGRPALIGGRGPDGKPYGALTDALYSTAAPLDRRLLLGMLSDLPPGAGVDATSASAALIWRRPRWAKRLQPEPVADLLREAHALGLVGRGAISTPARALLEEDADPQAAIDAMARALPKPVDHFLVQADLTVVVPGPLQRDLAEELATVATVESAGAAMVYRVSEQSIRHALDIGKTRDWMHAFFADHSKTPVPQGLTYLIDDVARRHGQLRIGMAASFVRCEDPALLAQAVAAPATEDVALRTLAPTVAVSPAPIGEVLAALRTAGFAPAAEDSTGAIVDVRPRGARVATPQQRRAYRPVRRPNTESLHAVVAVLRRVTAAPFGNVRVDPALTMTLLQRAAKEQDTLVIGYLDAAGVATQRVVSPISVRGGQLVAFDSASGRLRDFAIHRITSVVSATGR, encoded by the coding sequence ATGACCGACAACACCCCGGATATCCCGCTGGGGTCGTGGCTGGCCGAGTTGTCCGACGAGCGGCTGATCCGACTGCTGGAATTGCGGCCGGACCTGGCCCAGCCGCCGCCCGGCAGCATCGCCGCACTGGCCGCGCGAGCCCAGGCCCGCCAGTCGATCAAGGCCGCCACCGACGACCTCGATTTCCTGCGGCTGGCGGTGCTCGACGCGCTGCTGGTGTTGCAGGCCGACGTCCAGCCGGTGCCGACCGCCAAGCTGCTGGCGCTGATCGGCGAGCGCGCCGCCGAAACCGAGATCCTCGACGCGCTCGACGACCTGCGGCAGCGCGTCCTGGTGTGGGGCGACGGCGCGCTGCAGGTCGCCGCGGACGCGGGCAGCGGCATGCCGTGGCATCCGGGCCAGGTCATCCTCAAGGACTCCTCGCGCAGCGCCGAGCAGATCGCCGCGCTGATCGATGACCTCGACCCAGCGCAGCTCGATGTGCTGGAGAAACTTCTCGAGGGCTCCCCGATGGGCCGCACCCGCGACGCCGCGCCGGGCGCACCCGCCGACCGGCCGGTGCCCCAGCTGCTGGCCATGGGGTTGCTGCGGCGCCTCGATGCCGAGACGGTGATCCTGCCCCGCCACGTGGGGCAGGTACTGCGCGGCGAGCAGCCCGGCCCCCTGCAACTGAGTGCGCCCGACCCGGTGGTGTCGACCACGACGGCCGAGGACGCCGACGCGGCGGCCGCCGGCGCGGTCATCGACCTGCTGCGCGAGCTCGACGTGCTGCTGGAAACACTGTCCGCGGCACCGGTTTCCGAGCTGCGCAGCGGCGGGCTCGGGGTTCGCGAGGTCAAGCGGCTCAGCAAGACGACCGGCATCGACGAGCAACGGCTGGGCCTGATCCTGGAAGTGGCGGCCGCGGCAGGGCTGATCGCCAGCGGCATGCCCGACCCCGAGCCTGCCACCGGCGAGGCGCCGTACTGGGCGCCGACGACGGCCGCCGACCGCTTCGCCGCGCTGTCGACCGCCGAGCGCTGGCAGCTGCTGGCTGGCAGCTGGCTCGACCTGCCCGGCCGGCCGGCCCTGATCGGCGGTCGCGGGCCGGACGGCAAACCCTACGGGGCGCTCACCGACGCCCTGTACTCCACGGCCGCCCCGCTGGACCGGCGGCTGCTGCTCGGCATGCTGTCCGATCTGCCGCCCGGCGCCGGCGTGGACGCGACCTCGGCGTCGGCGGCGCTGATCTGGCGACGGCCCCGCTGGGCCAAGCGGTTGCAGCCCGAACCCGTCGCGGACCTGCTCCGCGAAGCCCACGCCCTGGGCCTGGTCGGGCGCGGGGCGATCAGCACCCCCGCCCGGGCGCTGCTGGAGGAGGACGCCGACCCCCAGGCCGCGATCGACGCGATGGCCCGGGCGCTGCCCAAGCCGGTCGACCACTTCCTGGTGCAGGCGGATCTGACCGTCGTCGTGCCCGGGCCGCTGCAGCGGGATCTGGCCGAGGAACTCGCCACCGTGGCCACCGTCGAATCGGCCGGCGCGGCGATGGTCTACCGGGTCAGCGAGCAGTCGATCCGGCATGCCCTCGACATCGGCAAGACCCGCGACTGGATGCACGCCTTCTTCGCCGACCATTCGAAAACACCGGTGCCCCAAGGGCTTACCTACCTCATCGACGACGTCGCGCGCCGGCACGGGCAGCTGCGGATCGGCATGGCGGCCTCGTTCGTGCGCTGCGAGGACCCGGCGCTGCTGGCCCAGGCGGTGGCGGCCCCCGCGACCGAGGACGTGGCGCTGCGCACCCTGGCCCCCACCGTCGCGGTGTCGCCGGCGCCCATCGGCGAGGTGCTCGCCGCGTTGCGGACCGCCGGCTTCGCCCCGGCGGCCGAGGACTCCACCGGCGCCATCGTCGACGTGCGTCCGCGCGGCGCCCGGGTGGCCACGCCGCAGCAGCGCCGGGCCTACCGGCCCGTGCGCCGGCCCAACACCGAGAGCCTGCACGCGGTGGTCGCGGTGCTGCGCCGGGTCACCGCCGCACCGTTCGGCAACGTCCGCGTCGACCCGGCGTTGACCATGACCCTGCTGCAGCGCGCCGCCAAGGAACAAGACACCCTGGTGATCGGTTATCTAGACGCAGCGGGCGTGGCCACCCAGCGGGTGGTGTCGCCGATCAGCGTCCGGGGCGGCCAGCTGGTGGCCTTCGATTCCGCGTCCGGACGGCTGCGCGACTTCGCCATCCACCGCATCACGTCGGTGGTGTCGGCCACCGGCCGATAA
- a CDS encoding DNA repair helicase XPB: MSDGPLIVQSDKTVLLEVDHELAGAARAAIAPFAELERAPEHVHTYRITPLALWNARAAGHDAEQVVDALVSFSRYAVPQPLLVDIVDTMARYGRLQLVKNPAHGLTLVSLDRAVLEEVLRNKKIAPMLGARIDDDTVVVHPSERGRVKQMLLKIGWPAEDLAGYVDGEAHPISLTEDGWQLRDYQQMAADSFWSGGSGVVVLPCGAGKTLVGAAAMAKAGATTLILVTNIVAARQWKRELVTRTSLTEDEIGEYSGERKEIRPVTISTYQMITRRTKGEYRHLELFDSRDWGLIIYDEVHLLPAPVFRMTADLQSKRRLGLTATLVREDGREGDVFSLIGPKRYDAPWKDIEAQGWIAPAECVEVRVTMTDNERMMYATAEPEERYRLCSTVHTKIAVVKSILDKHPGEQTLVIGAYLDQLDELGEQLGAPVIQGSTRTKEREELFDAFRRGEVNTLVVSKVANFSIDLPEAAVAVQVSGTFGSRQEEAQRLGRLLRPKSDGGGAVFYSVVARDSLDAEYAAHRQRFLAEQGYGYIIRDADDLLGPAI, encoded by the coding sequence ATGTCTGACGGACCGTTGATCGTGCAGTCGGACAAGACGGTGCTGCTCGAGGTGGACCACGAACTCGCCGGTGCGGCGCGGGCCGCCATCGCGCCGTTCGCCGAGCTGGAACGCGCACCCGAGCACGTGCACACCTACCGGATCACCCCGCTGGCGCTGTGGAACGCGCGGGCCGCCGGCCACGACGCCGAACAGGTGGTCGACGCGCTGGTCAGCTTCTCCCGCTACGCGGTGCCCCAGCCGCTGCTGGTCGACATCGTCGACACCATGGCCCGCTACGGCCGGCTGCAGCTGGTGAAGAACCCCGCGCACGGCCTGACCCTGGTGAGCCTGGACCGCGCGGTGCTCGAGGAGGTGCTGCGCAACAAGAAGATCGCCCCGATGCTCGGCGCCCGCATCGACGACGACACCGTCGTCGTGCACCCCAGCGAACGCGGCCGCGTCAAGCAGATGCTGCTCAAAATCGGTTGGCCCGCAGAGGATCTCGCGGGCTACGTCGACGGCGAGGCGCATCCGATCAGCCTGACCGAGGACGGCTGGCAGCTGCGCGACTACCAGCAGATGGCCGCCGACTCGTTCTGGTCCGGCGGCTCCGGGGTGGTGGTGCTGCCCTGCGGCGCCGGCAAGACGCTGGTGGGGGCGGCGGCGATGGCCAAAGCCGGCGCGACGACGCTGATCCTGGTGACCAACATCGTCGCGGCGCGGCAATGGAAGCGCGAGCTGGTGACCCGCACCTCGCTGACCGAGGACGAGATCGGCGAATACTCGGGCGAGCGCAAGGAGATTCGCCCGGTCACCATCTCGACCTACCAGATGATCACCCGCCGCACCAAGGGCGAGTACCGGCATCTGGAGCTGTTCGACAGCCGCGACTGGGGCCTGATCATCTACGACGAGGTGCACCTGCTGCCGGCGCCGGTGTTCCGGATGACCGCCGATCTGCAATCCAAGCGGCGCCTGGGGCTGACCGCCACCCTGGTCCGCGAGGACGGCCGGGAGGGCGACGTGTTCTCCCTGATCGGGCCGAAGCGTTACGACGCGCCGTGGAAGGACATCGAGGCGCAGGGCTGGATCGCGCCGGCCGAATGCGTCGAGGTGCGGGTCACCATGACCGACAACGAGCGGATGATGTACGCCACCGCCGAACCCGAGGAGCGCTACCGGCTGTGCTCGACGGTGCACACGAAAATCGCTGTGGTGAAATCGATCCTGGACAAGCATCCGGGGGAACAGACCCTGGTGATCGGCGCGTACCTCGATCAGCTCGACGAGCTCGGTGAGCAGCTGGGTGCCCCGGTGATCCAGGGATCCACCCGGACCAAGGAACGCGAAGAGCTCTTCGACGCCTTCCGCCGCGGCGAGGTGAACACCCTGGTGGTGTCCAAGGTCGCCAACTTCTCCATCGACCTGCCGGAAGCCGCTGTGGCGGTGCAGGTTTCCGGCACCTTCGGGTCACGCCAGGAGGAGGCGCAGCGGCTGGGCCGGCTGTTGCGGCCCAAGTCCGACGGCGGCGGCGCCGTCTTCTATTCGGTGGTGGCGCGCGACAGCCTGGACGCCGAATACGCCGCACACCGGCAGCGCTTCCTGGCCGAGCAGGGCTACGGCTACATCATCCGCGACGCCGACGACCTGCTGGGCCCGGCGATCTAA
- a CDS encoding thiolase family protein encodes MTNDVAIIGVGLHPFGRFDKTAMQMGAEAVQLALADAGVAWKDIQFGFGGSYEVSNPDAVTRLVGLTGITFTNVFNACATAASAIQQTADTIRLGKYDLGIAIGLDKHPRGAFTDDPAKLALPQWYANNGQFVTTKFFGMKVNKYIHDHNISQETLARVANKNFRNGALNPNAFRRKEIPVDEILNSAVLNYPLTQYMFCAPDEGAAAVIMCRADLAHKFTDKPVYVRACEIRTRRYGAYEVHATSAPLDEDASPTVYAARAAYEAAGIGPEDVDVAQLQDTDAGAEVIHMAETGLCADGEQEKLLADGATEIHGSMPVNTDGGLIANGEPIGASGLRQVHELVRQLRGEAGERQVPGNPRVGLAQVYGAPGTASATILSL; translated from the coding sequence ATGACCAACGACGTCGCCATCATCGGCGTGGGCCTGCACCCGTTCGGCAGGTTCGACAAGACCGCGATGCAGATGGGGGCCGAGGCCGTCCAGCTGGCCCTCGCGGATGCCGGCGTGGCCTGGAAGGACATCCAGTTCGGGTTCGGCGGCAGCTACGAAGTGTCCAACCCCGACGCGGTGACCCGGCTGGTCGGACTGACCGGCATCACGTTCACCAACGTCTTCAACGCGTGCGCCACCGCGGCCAGCGCCATCCAGCAGACCGCCGACACCATCCGGCTGGGCAAGTACGACCTGGGCATCGCGATCGGCCTGGACAAGCATCCGCGCGGCGCCTTCACCGACGACCCCGCCAAGCTGGCGCTGCCGCAGTGGTACGCCAACAACGGGCAGTTCGTCACCACCAAGTTCTTCGGGATGAAGGTCAACAAGTACATCCACGACCACAACATCTCGCAGGAGACGTTGGCGCGGGTGGCCAACAAGAATTTCCGCAACGGCGCGTTGAACCCGAATGCGTTCCGCCGCAAGGAGATTCCCGTCGACGAGATCCTCAACTCGGCCGTGCTCAACTACCCGTTGACGCAGTACATGTTCTGCGCGCCCGACGAGGGGGCCGCCGCGGTGATCATGTGCCGCGCGGACCTGGCGCACAAGTTCACCGACAAGCCGGTGTACGTGCGCGCCTGCGAGATTCGGACCCGGCGCTACGGCGCCTACGAGGTGCACGCCACGTCGGCGCCGCTGGACGAGGACGCCTCGCCGACGGTGTACGCCGCCAGGGCGGCCTATGAGGCGGCCGGGATCGGACCCGAGGACGTCGACGTCGCGCAGTTGCAGGACACCGACGCCGGCGCCGAGGTGATCCACATGGCCGAGACCGGTTTGTGCGCGGACGGCGAGCAGGAGAAGCTGCTGGCCGACGGCGCCACCGAGATCCACGGCTCGATGCCGGTCAACACCGATGGCGGGCTGATCGCCAACGGCGAGCCGATCGGCGCGTCGGGGTTGCGGCAGGTGCACGAACTGGTGCGCCAGTTGCGCGGCGAAGCGGGGGAGCGTCAGGTGCCCGGCAACCCGCGCGTCGGCCTGGCCCAGGTGTACGGCGCACCCGGCACCGCCTCGGCGACCATCCTGTCGCTCTGA
- a CDS encoding Zn-ribbon domain-containing OB-fold protein — MQKALAPEISTWPDESPQLIGSRCGSCAATTFPVQQWCPRCSSGEMSEVLLPRRGTLVAWTTQGFPPGAPYAGPTGKDFVPFGVGLVQLGDVIRVEGRLTENDPAKLKFGQEVELTMVPLTTDDDGNEVLTFAFQPV, encoded by the coding sequence ATGCAGAAGGCGCTCGCCCCCGAGATCTCTACCTGGCCCGACGAGAGCCCGCAGCTGATCGGCAGCCGGTGTGGCAGCTGCGCGGCCACCACCTTCCCGGTGCAGCAGTGGTGCCCGCGGTGCAGCTCCGGCGAGATGTCCGAGGTGTTGTTGCCGCGCCGCGGGACGCTGGTGGCCTGGACCACCCAGGGCTTCCCGCCGGGCGCCCCCTATGCGGGCCCGACCGGCAAGGACTTCGTGCCGTTCGGCGTCGGCCTGGTCCAGCTCGGTGACGTCATTCGCGTCGAGGGTCGGCTGACCGAGAACGACCCGGCCAAGCTGAAGTTCGGCCAGGAGGTCGAGCTCACCATGGTGCCGCTGACCACCGACGACGACGGCAACGAGGTCCTGACGTTCGCGTTCCAGCCCGTATAA
- a CDS encoding putative quinol monooxygenase, which translates to MTVTVILELRFKPDEVAAGRELMGRALQDTRAFDGNVRTDVLVDEDDEAHWLVYEIWETVEHDEAYRAFRAGEGKLTQLPPLLAAPPVKTRYVTSDI; encoded by the coding sequence ATGACGGTCACCGTGATACTCGAGCTCAGGTTCAAGCCCGACGAGGTCGCCGCGGGGCGCGAGCTGATGGGCCGGGCGCTGCAGGACACCCGGGCGTTCGACGGCAACGTCCGCACCGACGTGCTGGTCGACGAGGACGACGAGGCGCACTGGCTCGTCTACGAGATCTGGGAGACCGTCGAACACGACGAGGCCTACCGCGCGTTTCGCGCCGGCGAGGGCAAGCTGACGCAGCTTCCGCCGCTGCTGGCCGCGCCCCCGGTCAAGACCCGCTACGTCACCTCGGATATCTGA
- a CDS encoding LLM class F420-dependent oxidoreductase: protein MRFGLFIPQGWRMDLVGIEPDEHWAVMRDLAQRADRDVGWDSLWVYDHFHTVPVPTGEATHEAWSLMAAYAAVTSRIKLGQMCTAMSYRNPVYLAKVAATADIISGGRIQMGIGAGWYEHEWRAYGYGFPSAGVRLGRLDEGVQIMRDAWRDGKVSFNGRHYQVDGAIVAPKPLQDNGIPLWIAGGGEKVTLRIAAEYAQYTNFTPESAAFAHKSEVLAAHCRDVGTDFDAIVRSVNVNAVVGASRADVDDRLRRIRDRMAGYVGESAADAMIAGTSGVDSATGTTEQVIERLARLRDLGCDYVICYFPEAAYDRSGIELFEREIIPALS, encoded by the coding sequence ATGCGCTTTGGTCTTTTCATTCCGCAGGGCTGGCGAATGGATCTGGTCGGCATCGAACCCGACGAGCACTGGGCGGTGATGCGCGACCTGGCGCAGCGCGCGGACCGGGACGTCGGCTGGGATTCGCTGTGGGTCTACGACCACTTCCACACCGTCCCGGTGCCCACCGGAGAAGCCACCCACGAAGCGTGGTCGCTGATGGCCGCCTACGCGGCGGTGACCTCGCGGATCAAACTCGGCCAGATGTGCACGGCGATGAGCTATCGCAACCCGGTCTACCTCGCCAAGGTCGCCGCGACGGCCGACATCATCTCCGGCGGCCGGATCCAGATGGGCATCGGCGCCGGCTGGTACGAACACGAATGGCGCGCCTACGGTTACGGATTCCCCTCGGCGGGAGTGCGATTGGGCCGGCTGGACGAAGGCGTGCAGATCATGCGCGACGCCTGGCGCGACGGCAAGGTCAGCTTCAACGGCAGGCACTACCAGGTCGACGGCGCGATCGTCGCTCCTAAACCCCTGCAGGACAACGGGATTCCGCTGTGGATCGCCGGCGGCGGGGAGAAGGTGACGCTGCGCATCGCCGCGGAATACGCGCAGTACACCAACTTCACGCCCGAGTCGGCGGCGTTCGCCCACAAGTCCGAGGTGCTGGCAGCGCATTGCCGCGACGTGGGCACCGACTTCGACGCCATCGTGCGTTCGGTCAACGTCAACGCCGTCGTCGGCGCCTCGCGCGCCGATGTCGACGACCGGCTGCGACGGATCCGCGACCGCATGGCCGGCTACGTGGGCGAGTCCGCCGCCGATGCGATGATCGCCGGCACCAGCGGCGTGGACTCGGCGACGGGCACCACCGAACAGGTCATCGAGCGGCTGGCCAGGCTCCGCGACCTGGGCTGCGACTACGTCATCTGCTACTTCCCCGAGGCCGCCTACGACCGTTCCGGCATCGAGCTGTTCGAGCGGGAGATCATTCCCGCGCTGAGCTGA
- a CDS encoding TetR/AcrR family transcriptional regulator, with product MGRPRSDTRERIQQVARELFSQRGVQRTSLQDIADRLGITKPALYYHFPSREDLVRSILVPLIEEGERFVVEHESREHTEARELLEGYFDFHYRHRRDLVLLLTELSTLIDLDLIDTVLAWRERLARLVFGKKPTLAQSTRAVVAFGGLQDCCVQFPDAPQAELRDKSVAAALDALGERPRQ from the coding sequence GTGGGCAGGCCCCGGTCGGACACCCGAGAGCGCATCCAACAGGTCGCTCGAGAACTGTTTTCCCAACGCGGGGTGCAGCGCACCAGCCTGCAGGACATCGCCGACCGGCTGGGCATCACCAAACCCGCGCTGTACTACCACTTTCCGTCACGCGAGGACCTGGTGCGCAGCATCCTGGTGCCGCTGATCGAGGAGGGTGAGCGGTTCGTCGTCGAGCATGAGAGCCGCGAGCACACCGAGGCGCGCGAGTTGCTGGAGGGCTATTTCGACTTCCACTACCGGCACCGCCGCGACCTGGTGCTGCTGTTGACCGAGTTGTCCACGCTGATCGACCTCGACCTGATCGACACCGTGCTGGCGTGGCGGGAACGGCTGGCCAGGCTGGTGTTCGGCAAGAAACCCACGCTCGCCCAATCCACGCGCGCCGTCGTCGCGTTCGGCGGGTTACAGGACTGCTGCGTGCAGTTCCCCGACGCGCCGCAGGCCGAGCTGCGCGACAAGTCGGTCGCCGCCGCGCTCGACGCGCTGGGAGAGCGGCCCCGGCAGTGA
- a CDS encoding FAD-dependent monooxygenase: protein MRILISGASIAGPVLAYWLTRYGFEVTVVERAPTLRKTGGHAVDLFRPAMEISAKMGVLPRIEDLATGTTRLTLYREGRPQPSRIDLTKIYAASSDRHVEIMRDDLSEVYYDAARDDVEYLFGDSITAIEPDGTVTFEHCAPSTFDVVVGADGLHSNVRRLTFGDEAGLTRFLGGYLSVVSAPKTLVGPGEMVGHVGVGRFAGIYTADHLDDARAVFLFRSAAELAYDHRDTARQKELLREAFAGMHDEVDGWLAETERTPTFYFDSITQLRTDRWSRRRVTLVGDAGYCPGPAVGGSTSLAVLGAYVLAGELARADGDHLRAFAAYELQMRESVRRSRSFARAAARGVIPGSRAGVWALTRGAQLVSAMPTSLARALAKLNTKGVRMHDSMPVPDYAGSDV from the coding sequence ATGCGGATACTCATCTCGGGCGCCAGCATCGCCGGCCCGGTGCTGGCCTACTGGCTGACCCGTTACGGCTTCGAGGTCACCGTCGTCGAGCGCGCGCCCACGCTGCGCAAGACCGGCGGCCATGCCGTCGACCTGTTCCGCCCCGCCATGGAGATTTCGGCGAAGATGGGCGTCCTGCCCCGCATCGAGGACCTGGCCACCGGAACGACCCGGCTGACGCTGTATCGCGAGGGCCGGCCCCAGCCCAGCCGGATCGACCTGACCAAGATCTACGCGGCCAGTTCGGACCGGCACGTGGAGATCATGCGCGACGACCTCAGCGAGGTCTATTACGACGCCGCCCGCGACGACGTCGAGTATCTGTTCGGCGACTCGATCACCGCCATCGAGCCCGACGGGACCGTGACGTTCGAGCATTGCGCGCCAAGCACATTCGACGTCGTCGTGGGCGCCGACGGGCTGCACTCCAATGTCCGCCGCCTGACCTTCGGCGACGAGGCCGGCCTGACGCGCTTCCTGGGCGGCTACCTGTCGGTGGTGTCGGCGCCCAAGACGCTGGTCGGGCCCGGCGAGATGGTCGGCCACGTCGGTGTCGGCCGCTTCGCCGGGATCTACACCGCCGACCATCTGGACGACGCCCGGGCGGTGTTCTTGTTCCGCAGCGCAGCGGAATTGGCCTACGACCACCGCGATACGGCGCGGCAGAAGGAGTTGCTGCGCGAGGCGTTCGCGGGGATGCACGACGAGGTGGACGGGTGGCTGGCCGAAACCGAACGCACCCCGACCTTCTACTTCGACTCGATCACCCAACTGCGCACCGACCGGTGGTCGCGCCGGCGGGTCACCCTGGTGGGCGACGCCGGATACTGCCCGGGCCCGGCGGTGGGCGGCAGCACCAGCCTGGCCGTGCTGGGCGCCTACGTGCTGGCGGGCGAGCTCGCCCGGGCCGACGGCGACCACCTGCGCGCCTTCGCCGCCTACGAACTGCAGATGCGCGAATCGGTGCGGCGCAGCCGATCCTTTGCCCGCGCCGCCGCCCGCGGCGTCATTCCCGGTTCCCGCGCCGGGGTGTGGGCGTTAACCCGTGGCGCCCAACTGGTCTCGGCGATGCCGACGTCGTTGGCCCGGGCGCTGGCCAAGCTCAACACCAAGGGCGTCCGGATGCACGATTCGATGCCGGTGCCCGACTACGCCGGCAGCGACGTCTGA
- a CDS encoding LLM class F420-dependent oxidoreductase, whose protein sequence is MELTGVGIWSSQLRYGDPAESADTAAELDELGFPALWIPDVGGPVFDAVGHLLGATKRTVIATGILNLWMHSPAEVAESYAALTAEHGDRFLLGIGVSHAPLIDAGQPGRYRKPLAATARFLDGLDGAPRPVPIERRVLAALGPKMLKLSASRAGGAHPYLVTPDHTASARATLGHGPLLLPEQTVILTDSAEEARRIGTDWLRAYLALPNYANNLLRSGFSEDDLSQVSDRLFNAIIAWGDEEAVMRRVAEHRSAGADHVCVQVLLADPTAFPREEWRRIAAASR, encoded by the coding sequence GTGGAACTGACCGGTGTTGGAATCTGGAGCAGCCAGCTGCGCTACGGCGATCCCGCCGAATCCGCCGACACCGCAGCGGAACTCGACGAACTGGGCTTCCCGGCGCTATGGATACCCGATGTCGGCGGGCCGGTGTTCGATGCGGTGGGCCATCTGCTGGGGGCCACCAAGCGGACAGTGATCGCCACCGGGATCCTGAACCTGTGGATGCACTCGCCGGCCGAGGTCGCCGAGTCCTACGCCGCGCTGACCGCCGAGCACGGAGACCGCTTCCTGCTGGGAATCGGCGTCAGCCACGCACCGCTGATCGATGCCGGCCAGCCGGGGCGCTACCGCAAACCGCTGGCCGCCACGGCGAGGTTCCTGGACGGATTGGACGGCGCGCCGCGACCCGTTCCCATCGAGCGGCGGGTGCTGGCCGCCCTCGGCCCCAAGATGCTGAAGCTGTCCGCCAGCCGGGCCGGTGGGGCCCACCCCTACCTGGTCACCCCCGACCACACCGCTTCCGCCCGTGCGACTTTGGGGCACGGCCCGCTGCTGCTGCCGGAACAGACGGTGATCCTGACCGACAGCGCCGAGGAGGCGCGCCGGATCGGAACCGATTGGCTGCGCGCCTATTTGGCGCTGCCCAACTACGCCAACAACCTGCTGCGCAGCGGCTTCTCCGAAGACGATCTGTCCCAGGTGAGCGATCGGCTCTTCAACGCGATCATCGCCTGGGGCGATGAAGAGGCCGTCATGCGCCGGGTGGCCGAGCATCGTTCGGCCGGTGCCGACCATGTCTGCGTCCAGGTGCTGCTGGCCGACCCGACGGCATTCCCGCGAGAGGAATGGCGGCGCATCGCCGCCGCCTCCCGATAA
- a CDS encoding class I SAM-dependent methyltransferase, which produces MASKQTLFRIFYRIGFTPWDGHPLAQSLRDLVEGTGDAAALPAGKALEIGCGTGDCAIYLAQHGWNVTAVDFVAKPLERARAKAGAAGAAVDFVQADVTRLGQAGIGTGFELIVDNGCLHNMSDADRDAYVREVTGVAAPQARLLIVAFVPGGRFGVRGVEDAEMQRRFTADWTLLAAGPERELDGAEKTPARYYLFQRR; this is translated from the coding sequence ATGGCTTCCAAACAGACGCTGTTCCGGATCTTTTACCGCATCGGCTTCACCCCGTGGGACGGTCATCCGCTGGCGCAGAGCCTGCGCGATCTGGTCGAGGGCACCGGCGACGCCGCGGCCCTTCCCGCCGGGAAGGCCCTGGAAATCGGGTGCGGCACCGGTGACTGCGCGATCTATCTGGCCCAGCACGGCTGGAACGTCACCGCCGTCGACTTCGTCGCCAAGCCCCTCGAGCGGGCGCGGGCCAAGGCCGGCGCGGCCGGCGCCGCGGTCGACTTCGTGCAGGCCGACGTGACGCGGCTGGGCCAGGCCGGCATCGGCACGGGCTTCGAATTGATCGTGGACAACGGCTGCCTGCACAACATGAGCGACGCCGACCGCGACGCCTATGTCCGGGAGGTCACCGGGGTGGCCGCGCCGCAGGCCCGGCTGCTGATCGTCGCGTTCGTGCCGGGCGGGCGGTTCGGGGTGCGCGGCGTCGAGGACGCCGAAATGCAACGCCGGTTCACGGCCGACTGGACGCTGCTGGCGGCCGGGCCCGAACGCGAGCTGGACGGCGCCGAGAAGACCCCGGCGCGCTACTACCTGTTCCAGCGCCGGTAG